AGATCCATTCCTCTTCTATTCCAGTGGACTGAATGGGATCCCAATGAACGCCATCTTTAGAAAAAGTTGCATAAGAACGATAGGCAATTAATTTTTCCCCTTGGTAAATGGATCCTCCCATAATTAGATACAAACGTCCATCTGGCATTAAGCCAAAATGCGGGTCACGTAGATCGATCCCTTTCAATTGCAAAATGCTAGCCGTTATCCACTGTTCTCCATTTGCACTTGTCAGAATCCGAATCGTTCCATCCACTCCCGCCGCATGACTATCAGATTCTCTAAAAACACAAAAAAAACGTCCTTGAAAATCAATCAGATCTGTAAGAGCATTATGAAGGCTTTGATCCCAAATCTTTCTCAAAGCAATAATGTGTGGTTTTGAAACTTTTTTTTTCTTAGATTTTGCCATAATGTCTGCATCTAGCCCCCATTTTCATTGACTCCACAGTACACATTCCCTCAAAAATTGCCAATTTTGATCAAAGAAGTAGCAAGAATAAGATGTTTTATCTATAAACTTTACTTTTGGAAGATCGCACATAAATGATATTGATCGGGGGTTCTCATATGCGTGTCGGGGTTGTTGGAATTAATCATAAATTAGGTGACCTAAAATTAAGGGAATCATTAGCAAAAGTATGCCATCGCCGCTTTGGTTTTTTGCCCTCCTCATATGACCTTGGTTCTTTCGTTCTTCTTTCCACCTGCAACCGTACTGAGGTGTATTTTTTTGCCGAAGATTTAGCTGCCACACACTCATATCTCCTAAATGTCCTGAAAGGAGAATTAGAAGAAACGGAAGAAAATTTTGATCAGAAATTATATTCTTATTTTAACGCAGATTGTTTTTTACATCTTGTCAGAGTAACAACAGGATTGGATAGCGCCATTTTGGCTGAAACAGAAATTCAAGGCCAAGTCAAACAAGCTTATGAATCTGCCTGTGCTATAGAAAACCTCCCTTTTGAACTCCATTATCTTTTTCAAAAAGCCCTTAAAATCGGAAAAGATTTTCGTTCGCTCTATTCATTGGGAAGAGGAATTCCTGATTTAGAGCATGCGGTGTTTAACATCGGCCAATCCAAACTACAACAACCCGAACAAGCCAAAGTTTTATTTATTGGAGCCTCCGAGATCAATCAAAAGATTTTAAAATAT
Above is a window of Parachlamydia acanthamoebae DNA encoding:
- a CDS encoding NAD(P)-binding domain-containing protein, giving the protein MRVGVVGINHKLGDLKLRESLAKVCHRRFGFLPSSYDLGSFVLLSTCNRTEVYFFAEDLAATHSYLLNVLKGELEETEENFDQKLYSYFNADCFLHLVRVTTGLDSAILAETEIQGQVKQAYESACAIENLPFELHYLFQKALKIGKDFRSLYSLGRGIPDLEHAVFNIGQSKLQQPEQAKVLFIGASEINQKILKYLKHKNVQNISLCNRSLDVAQTLAKEHQIDILNWEEITKWSNFDWIILGTKCPEHLLTQQDLYKKNISHKLVIDLSVPRNVEPKLARDPRITLLNIDHINRILKGRKKQIHHLLASAEQFLETTALRQIALFQEKEQHRLRLVAVNS